The Papaver somniferum cultivar HN1 chromosome 6, ASM357369v1, whole genome shotgun sequence genome segment gggcgttgatatagtctTCGTCTCATTGGGGCGTTGATGCCGGgctggggcgttgatatagtctTCGTCTCattggggcgttgatatagtctTTGTCTCATTGGGGCGTAAACTTTAtgaacgcctggtgtggggcgtaaactttaccAACGTCCCATCGGGCGAACATTTCagcaacgcctcattcaggcgtaaattatatacacgcctctttgTGGGGCGGTGtctttacgtacgtttcacaacaggcgtagtTTATATGCACGCCCGATGACAAACGGTGATTATACATCCGTTCcattatatatagttttggtcttggtcccagaccaaatatggtccggAATTTAGTTATGGTCCAGCTTTTGATCTTTAATCCGTCCCGCTGTGTCTCGTCcctggaccataattataggtttggtcgtccactgcagttgctcttagtagCTGATTTCATCACAGGAAAGTGTAAAACCTACGAGTATTATTGGCTGTTTCCATCAAACATTTTCTACTCTATATCACTCTAGTAGTGTAGGACTAGGTGGAGGGATTCGTTGGGCAAGTTTGGTAGCAATGGACCCACTGCTCTCCCCATATGGTCCCCACATGCTAAGGATGAGGAGCTCCTTCCTGCTCAAGCTGTTGCTGAAAAATTGGGGGAATGGCGGCATCTCAGAATTTGGTACTAAAAAGCTTTAGTTGTAATTCGCTAGGGTACTACCTTCAAACTCGCTTCCCGTTTCATTGCCCTCCTCCATCTTGTATTTCCCAAAACCTAAAAAGCTTTCATAATCATGGTCGGATTTTTATTACCCATGCCAAGAAGAAGAGGAATTCACCTCTTGTGAGAGAGGAAGAACAGCAAGTAGATGAAGATATTGTAGCGGAactagaagaagatgatgatgatgatgatgatggttttGATGATTTCGAAGATGAAGATGGTAATTACCTTCTCGTACTCTTTCaatttctttttatgatttttctattcgttttcattttgtttattgGGAAATTTGTTGTAGGGGAAtttagtgatgatgatgattttgatgaagatttgTATGAGAGCGACGAGGGTGAACTCTATGTGAGTTACGTTGTGATTGTTTTACATTGAAGCTTAACTGTTGCAATGTTGTTACGTTTCTGTTACTGACGTATGAAGTTATACTCTACTACCTAACTGCTTGGAAGGTTGGAGATGGAGGGGGTGGGGGTGGCATTTCACTTGCTGGGTCGACGTGGGATAAAGAAGCGTTGGCTATAGCTGAGGAAGTTTCAAGTTCACTTGATGGTGACTTAAAAATATATGCATTTAAGACACTTGTGAATTCAACCATTCGAGTTCGCATTGAGAAGCTCTCAAACAAGTGAGTCTTTTTCTCAAGCCACATGAACAAATATTACTTACATCCTTTCATGAACAAGTATTATATAGATCTTTGTGTGTTAATAGCACTGTTTGGATTTACAAAGACCTGCTGGAAACTTTAGTACTCTACGGCTTAGGTTTGTTCGAAACAAGTAGGGGCTAACTTTATGGAGAGCAATGGGGACTCAGGTCTGTTGGACACAAGTATTTGATGCTTACAGTTGAAAATATTTAAACATTCCAGCAAATCCGGCAACCTGACCACTGAACACGCAGGGATTGCCCCTGCACCCCACTTAGATTCTTTCTGATAGAGCCAGCCTTCTACCATTGTCAAACTTTGACAATGATACCACATTATAAATTTGGGAGACACTAGCTTCTACTGTATATGGCAAAAGCGAAAATAGAGTTGTAACTTAACAAAATAAGGCCTAGCTTCTACGATCAACGTCTCAGTAAAAGCAAACCCCATAGCAAATTTTCAGTCGTCAAGACTGTCAAAGCATGAAAAGATATCGTGGGGTTGATGGTTCAAACTAGTTACGATTAAACATCTTTGGGTGGATTGAGATTTGCAGTAATCCTTGGGATGGTTTCAGCTCGATGTTATGAGGTGTACACTGTCTGCTGAAACTAATAACATTGATGATTGGAAAATGAAGCTTGTAACTGATAAAGGCCAGCACTCTATTTGCTTTTGCCATGCTATTTGTAtctgctcttttttttttctttttaagataTGTATAGTTAAGGCTCTTTTGGACATAGTGCACTTGCATGTGTGATAGTTATTATCTGTTTACGTTCCTTAGATTTTGATAACGCCCGTAGATTGTCTATGTAACTACGAGTGTCATATAATATATCGCACCAATCTTGTTCCGCATCACGTTTCCGCGCATACCAAAGAGTAGTCAACTGGACAGTTTGCACCTGTAAAGGAAGTGCTTCATAAATTATGAGTGTTGCATCGGAAAAATGAAATTGTAAATTCTTGCTTGTAAAATCTTAATTGCGTGCTTTTGGTGATAACCTTTCAAGCGTTTTTGTGCTCTAAGAAAAGCATTTCTCGAAAACTTTATACTTTCATAGCTTAAAAGACTTGTATTTTGCTGCCGAAATCTTCTTAAACCAGTTAGGACTAGCTCTCTCCTAGACATGCATGACATCTGAGAGAAGATTAAGGTCTCTCTCGCCAACAAGTGATTGCTATGCTATGGAAACTCTATGGAACTTCAGGTGAGGGTTTTGTTCTTTCAAATTTGTAACTTAGGTTATTATGATTATCTTATCAGGTGCAGTtatatgtaattaaacatagaaGATATGACATGGATTTACACCTACTTCCTTTCTTAACATAATGAATTTCCGCTAGTCAATTTGTGCAATGGTATGCAATAATATCCATGTTCCACATTGTGATTTCCTGTGTCCATTTTTGTTTACTCACTTTATACTTgttatccttcatattttcatcaaAACAAAATCTTAATGTAATAAATTGATTTTGATAGGTCTAGTTCTCCAACTATGGCGGACATTGAAGCATTCTCTTCTGCTTATAGAGCACGGTTGGACGAAGCAGAGGAGGCTGGATCTGTGCCCAAGAATGTGTCATTGGAGGTAGAATTTTTTAAGCCTTTTTACTTTTATTGGTTTGTCAAGTTTAACAGAATATCGCTCATGTTACCTTAACAAACTGCAACCCCAACCTGTAGATTCATGCTTGATTTACacattattcttcttttcttttcgggGGTTTACACGCTTGATCCAGTTCAACTTCTCATTAGATCTGTCACTTTATGCCGGGCTTTAGCCTCAGATTCAGAGGAAGGAACGGATGTTAGCCTTTTGCTAGACGACATTCTTATTTGGCGTGGCTGAGTTGCTCAGATATTAGGGGCGCTTTAAGCAAACATTGATCAATTTCTACTTCTAGTTTTAGCTGAAGCACTTCGTGGTTGAAACATCTCAGAATTCATAGTTCTAAGACACAGATATGCTGAAGAATTTTCAGAAGCTACTAGGACATTGATGATGCCTTAACAAGTTGGTTCAGAGAAAAGTCATGTTCCTAAACATCCTATGAGAAGTTTGGTTTACTATTGAAAATCAAGCTTTCCTGATTCTCCTTTTACTTGGTTCATTCTCTAATAATTGAATGTTACCAGAATCATTTATTAAATTATTATTCTTATAGTTGTCATTAGACCTTTGTGCTTAATAGGTTGTCTTTCAGAGGTTTGACAAGATAACGATGTAACTTTTAGGTCTCTTCACCGGGTGTCGAAAGAGTTGTTCGTATTCCACAAGACCTGGACCGGTTCAAAGATCGGGCTATGTACGTGAAGTATTTTCTAGAGTCTGTTGATGAAACAGGTGGTGTTGCGATAGAAGAAGGAGATGGTATTTTCAGGCTTGTTTCTTTTGATTTGGATTTGGCAGTTTGTGTTTGGGGTATCGCTGATGTGAGGGTTAATAGAGAGAAAGCAGGGAAAGGAAGACCGCTTAACAAAAAACAAAGAGACTGGCGTTTGAACACACCATTTCAGTCTTTACGGTTAGTTCGTTTGTATTCTGATACCTGAATTTTTGCTTAATATATCACGTACACAGAAGTGACGTGGGAGTATGATTACGTAAAGGGAGCTGAAATAGATAGGAAGAAATAGAGGTCTGGTTATCTGGAAGATGGTTAGAGTTAGAAGTATATGTAACTATTTATCATGTCTAATTTCAGATGCCTGAATACACGGCCTAGAATTTAATTTGCAATTTTTTTTGTGTTGTTGTAACAGTATTTCAAAAGCTTAGGTATCAAAGACTAttgcgttcttcttcttcttcgaaacaTCTGTTGATAGAAATGCTTCCAACAATTGTCAAAGCCAATTCATATGGTACTGAAATTGAGCTTGCAAAATTTGCGGGGAGCTCGTTAAAATTGGTTGTAGTGTTACACTACTACTAGACTACTAGTGTCAAGAATCCAGTTGTTACCTACAGTAATGCTCTTTCACTTTTTCTTTCCAGGATTTTCCTGTTTTCTTTCAATATATTTTCCTCCTTCATTCATGCCTCCTCCTCCCCCCTCCCTCTTTTCCTCATATTTGGATAGAGAAAGAGTGTGTGGAATTAGCTATGACCCACCAACCACCACACTCGTGCCTGTGAAGAAAGTTGCGCACTCAAACTTAATCAAGTGTTTCCTTTCCTTCTCTATGCACGTCAACTATTTGTTGAAAATgactccgcaacaacaacaaattcTTCCCCCCTCTCTCTCTAGTCTGTCTATACTTCCCTTGTCTTCTACTTTTGTTATTCTTGTTTCTTCCTTCACTTCACTGCACTTCTCTTCCCCATTCTTTTCTGTCATGGACATGAACTTCAATCACCATAACCACCATCTCTGCTTGTCCAAATGTCCTAAGCAACGCTGCAACACTCAATGGTatttactctctctctctctctaaaacATATCCATGTTTATTACTGGTATATCTTTTTGTTTAAGttcaaaattcacttctctttgGTTTCTATACATTTTTGCTTAAAAACTTTATAAATTTGGTGATTAAAGAAGAGGAGGTGATATGgttatctttttatttatttttttctttcaccCTGTTTTTTGTATTCCAAGGTGAAATCTTGGTCATTTTATACATAGAATGAGTTCAAAATTAACACAAGCAGTTTACACAAATTATGCTTATGTGTTAATTTACTTACTTTAAACCTCTGGAGCAGAATTATTTTGTCTCTTGAATTTTCCTTGGACACTTGTTAAGATGGAGATTGTCCGGTTAGAGATAAATCATTTATAATATGGATTTCTTTTAATTTATTTCCTTCGACTACTTGTGTAGGATTTTCTTGGATGTCCATAGTGACATTACTATAGAAGTGGATGGAGCAACGTTTGCGTTACACAAGGTATATGCGCATATCTTTTGATTCCTTTGTATTGTCCTTTTTCTTGTGTGACATCTTCTGATCTGTTTTATTCGTGGAATACAGTTCCCTCTCGTTTCTCGTAGTGGACGAATTCGAAAGTTAGTTGCAGATCATAGAGATACTGATCTTTCAAGGGTTGAACTTTGTGGTTTACCTGGGGGTGCAGAATCATTTGAGTTAGCTGCAAAGTTCTGTTATGGAGTAAACTTTGAGATCACGTCCTCAAATGTTGCTCAACTTTGTTGCATTTCTAATTACCTAGAAATGACCGAGGAATATGCAAAAGGTAATCTTGGTTTTCGTGCAGAAACTTACATAGATACCATTGTTTGCAAGAATCTTGAGATGTGCGTTCAAGTGCTGCAACAGTGTGAGAACCTTCTCCCCCTTGCTGACGAGCTGAAAATAGTTAGTAAATGTACTGACGCAATTGCTTCCAAAGCATGCGTTGAACAAATAGCATCAAGTTTTTCACGCTTAGAATACAGCAGCTCAGGCAGGCTTCAAACAAATAGGCAGGCCAATGGTGATGGAGATTGGTGGATTGAAGATCTTTCTGTTCTTCGAATTGATTTATATCAGAGAGTCATAACAGCCATGAGATGTCGAGGGCTTCGTCCAGAGAGCATTGGTGTATCACTTATGGATTATGCGGAAAAAGTTTTGATCAAAAAGTCCAGCCAATGGAATTCAGCTGTTCAACCAAAAGACGATATTGTTGGTTCCTTCGATCATCTCCAAAGACTAGTAGTTGAGACAATTGTCAATTTATTACCTGTGGAGAAACACATCATCCCTATCTCATTCCTTTTTGGAATGTTACGAACTGCAATGATGCTTGATTGCACGAGTAATTGCAGGCTTGATCTTGAAAGGAGGATTGGGTCACAACTGGAAATAGCTACTCTGGATGATCTGTTGATCCCATCCTTTCGCCATCCTAGTGATACTTTATTTGATGTTGATACAGTTCATAGAATCTTGGTAAATTTCTCTCAGCAGGATGACAGTGAAGATGATATGGAATACACTTCTGCCTACGAGTCTGAAGGATCTCATTCTCCTTGTCAGAGTGCATTGCTCAAAGTTGCAGAATTAATTGACACCTACTTGGCTGAAATAGCTCCTGATGCAAACCTGAAGTTCACCAAGTTCATGGCCATTGCAGAATCTTTGCCAGAACATGCTCGGACATCCCATGATGGTTTATACCGAGCCATTGATATTTATTTAAAAGTAGGCATCTATTACTTGTCCT includes the following:
- the LOC113289609 gene encoding uncharacterized protein LOC113289609 isoform X1, which gives rise to MAASQNLVLKSFSCNSLGYYLQTRFPFHCPPPSCISQNLKSFHNHGRIFITHAKKKRNSPLVREEEQQVDEDIVAELEEDDDDDDDGFDDFEDEDGEFSDDDDFDEDLYESDEGELYVGDGGGGGGISLAGSTWDKEALAIAEEVSSSLDGDLKIYAFKTLVNSTIRVRIEKLSNKSSSPTMADIEAFSSAYRARLDEAEEAGSVPKNVSLEVSSPGVERVVRIPQDLDRFKDRAMYVKYFLESVDETGGVAIEEGDGIFRLVSFDLDLAVCVWGIADVRVNREKAGKGRPLNKKQRDWRLNTPFQSLRLVRLYSDT
- the LOC113289609 gene encoding nonsense-mediated mRNA decay protein 2 isoform X2, which produces MAASQNLVLKSFSCNSLGYYLQTRFPFHCPPPSCISQNLKSFHNHGRIFITHAKKKRNSPLVREEEQQVDEDIVAELEEDDDDDDDGFDDFEDEDGEFSDDDDFDEDLYESDEGELYVGDGGGGGGISLAGSTWDKEALAIAEEVSSSLDGDLKIYAFKTLVNSTIRVRIEKLSNKSSSPTMADIEAFSSAYRARLDEAEEAGSVPKNVSLEFNFSLDLSLYAGL
- the LOC113289609 gene encoding nonsense-mediated mRNA decay protein 2 isoform X3, coding for MAASQNLVLKSFSCNSLGYYLQTRFPFHCPPPSCISQNLKSFHNHGRIFITHAKKKRNSPLVREEEQQVDEDIVAELEEDDDDDDDGFDDFEDEDGEFSDDDDFDEDLYESDEGELYVGDGGGGGGISLAGSTWDKEALAIAEEVSSSLDGDLKIYAFKTLVNSTIRVRIEKLSNKSSSPTMADIEAFSSAYRARLDEAEEAGSVPKNVSLEPQIQRKERMLAFC
- the LOC113289607 gene encoding BTB/POZ domain-containing protein At5g48800-like encodes the protein MLFHFFFPGFSCFLSIYFPPSFMPPPPPSLFSSYLDRERVCGISYDPPTTTLVPVKKVAHSNLIKCFLSFSMHVNYLLKMTPQQQQILPPSLSSLSILPLSSTFVILVSSFTSLHFSSPFFSVMDMNFNHHNHHLCLSKCPKQRCNTQWIFLDVHSDITIEVDGATFALHKFPLVSRSGRIRKLVADHRDTDLSRVELCGLPGGAESFELAAKFCYGVNFEITSSNVAQLCCISNYLEMTEEYAKGNLGFRAETYIDTIVCKNLEMCVQVLQQCENLLPLADELKIVSKCTDAIASKACVEQIASSFSRLEYSSSGRLQTNRQANGDGDWWIEDLSVLRIDLYQRVITAMRCRGLRPESIGVSLMDYAEKVLIKKSSQWNSAVQPKDDIVGSFDHLQRLVVETIVNLLPVEKHIIPISFLFGMLRTAMMLDCTSNCRLDLERRIGSQLEIATLDDLLIPSFRHPSDTLFDVDTVHRILVNFSQQDDSEDDMEYTSAYESEGSHSPCQSALLKVAELIDTYLAEIAPDANLKFTKFMAIAESLPEHARTSHDGLYRAIDIYLKAHQGLSDTEKRRICKLVDFQKLSQEAGAHAAQNERLPIQSIVQVLYFEQLRLRNNLCSSYPDPDHKPTLHQSWRVGSGGLSAAMSPKDNYASLRRENRELKLELTRLRMRLNDLEKDHVCMKKNMEKSSGSHNLTVFSWMMKKMSLFSHSSSRGLSSPSKHSQETDFKMTRKMCEAHIY